A genomic stretch from Malus domestica chromosome 15, GDT2T_hap1 includes:
- the LOC103403338 gene encoding chaperone protein dnaJ 20, chloroplastic-like yields MEISFQLQSNNPMLQKATPKKNSHSSYMIQTISCRGDGLEMHAKKANFYEVLSLGSENNIDLHDIKKAYKSMARQFHPDVCAPSAKEESTRKFIELQKAYETLSDPVSRQMYDYQLSLADSSLGLGVEGFCTEVKRSIFQREVWEEQLRGLHKRSQTRRERRSMQN; encoded by the coding sequence ATGGAAATCTCCTTCCAATTGCAAAGCAACAATCCAATGCTGCAAAAGGCAACGCCGAAGAAAAATTCTCATAGTAGTTATATGATTCAAACTATTTCATGCAGAGGTGATGGGTTAGAGATGCATGCAAAGAAGGCTAACTTTTATGAGGTACTTTCTCTTGGTTCTGAAAATAACATAGACTTGCATGACATAAAGAAAGCCTACAAAAGCATGGCTCGTCAATTTCATCCTGATGTTTGTGCTCCGTCGGCAAAAGAGGAGTCTACCAGAAAATTCATTGAGCTTCAAAAAGCATATGAAACACTTTCCGACCCGGTTTCGCGTCAAATGTATGATTATCAGTTGAGTTTGGCTGACTCTTCGTTAGGGTTAGGGGTGGAGGGGTTTTGTACGGAGGTTAAGAGATCCATATTTCAAAGGGAAGTGTGGGAAGAACAACTTCGTGGATTGCATAAAAGATCACAAACAAGAAGGGAAAGGCGGTCCATGcagaattaa